In Dyadobacter sp. CECT 9275, the following proteins share a genomic window:
- a CDS encoding glycerol-3-phosphate dehydrogenase/oxidase, translating into MNRDTAITRLENEEFDICIIGAGASGAGCALDAVLRGYKVALVDQGDFASQTSSISTKLIHGGVRYLEQAFKKLDFAQLKQVRHGLEERHTLLKNAPHLARPLALLTPVSSWLEGLYFTIGLRLYDQFAINDSLPKSKWLSKKKVLELMPTLNRHKLHSAVMYYDGQMDDARYCLALVQSAVENGAVTANYISVTGFGKERNGKINRVKARDIIGDKELVITAKLVINCTGPFSDHVRQMANAELYKRIRPSKGVHLVLPPGILKSDCAMLIPKTSDGRVVFAIPFEGATMLGTTDTEYSETGEIPVLNQAEKEYLADTLNPYLENKMDLRQITAGFGGIRPLLSADPGKSTKSLVRDHEVEVDPSSGLISLLGGKWTTYRLMAKDTLDVADRIAGKLNDCLTANYVLAGGELYRFDQWKEMEVTYCLAPDICQHLLKKYGSRAEKVVRDLPSNPDLGERLHPGYPYIKAEVIFAATSEMAVTPRDFLARRIRLEITDWQAALDCVPVVADLMASVLGWDDEKKKEQILTYSGELKYFMAMAGKEIRV; encoded by the coding sequence ATGAACAGAGATACAGCCATAACCCGTCTGGAAAATGAAGAATTTGATATTTGTATCATTGGGGCAGGAGCAAGCGGGGCGGGCTGTGCATTGGATGCAGTTTTGAGAGGATATAAGGTAGCATTGGTGGATCAGGGAGATTTTGCGTCTCAGACTTCCTCCATATCAACAAAACTGATTCATGGAGGAGTAAGATACCTGGAGCAGGCTTTTAAAAAGCTGGATTTTGCTCAGTTAAAACAAGTACGCCACGGACTGGAAGAACGGCACACCCTGTTGAAAAATGCGCCGCATCTGGCTCGGCCACTGGCGCTGCTTACACCCGTAAGCTCCTGGCTTGAAGGACTGTATTTTACCATCGGCCTGCGTTTGTATGATCAGTTTGCCATTAACGATTCTTTACCCAAAAGTAAGTGGCTTTCTAAAAAAAAGGTTCTGGAGCTGATGCCTACGCTGAACCGGCATAAGCTGCACAGCGCCGTTATGTATTATGACGGCCAGATGGATGATGCGAGATATTGTCTTGCGCTGGTTCAGTCGGCAGTTGAAAATGGGGCTGTTACCGCCAATTATATTTCAGTTACGGGTTTTGGAAAAGAGAGAAACGGGAAAATTAACCGGGTAAAGGCCAGGGATATAATCGGTGATAAGGAGCTGGTAATCACCGCAAAGCTTGTAATCAATTGTACAGGCCCTTTCTCGGATCATGTCAGACAAATGGCCAATGCTGAACTTTACAAGCGAATCCGTCCCAGTAAAGGGGTGCACCTTGTGCTTCCTCCCGGCATTTTGAAAAGTGACTGTGCGATGCTTATTCCGAAAACTTCCGACGGCAGGGTGGTTTTTGCAATACCCTTTGAAGGAGCAACGATGCTGGGGACAACCGATACGGAATACAGCGAAACCGGTGAAATTCCTGTACTTAACCAGGCTGAAAAGGAATACCTGGCTGACACACTCAACCCATATCTTGAGAATAAAATGGATCTGAGACAGATTACCGCCGGTTTTGGCGGAATACGCCCTCTGCTGTCGGCGGATCCGGGCAAATCCACAAAAAGTCTGGTGAGGGATCATGAAGTAGAAGTTGACCCTTCGTCGGGGTTAATAAGTTTGCTGGGAGGAAAATGGACTACCTATCGGCTCATGGCCAAAGATACCCTGGATGTGGCGGACCGTATTGCGGGCAAATTAAATGACTGCCTGACAGCGAATTATGTGTTAGCTGGTGGGGAGCTTTACAGATTTGACCAGTGGAAAGAAATGGAAGTTACGTACTGCCTTGCACCGGACATCTGCCAGCATTTGCTGAAAAAATATGGTTCAAGGGCAGAGAAAGTAGTAAGGGATCTTCCGTCAAATCCTGATCTGGGTGAAAGACTGCATCCCGGTTATCCCTACATTAAAGCGGAGGTTATATTTGCAGCCACCTCTGAAATGGCGGTGACGCCGAGAGATTTCCTTGCCCGCCGTATCCGCCTGGAAATAACAGACTGGCAGGCGGCATTGGATTGTGTTCCGGTTGTGGCGGATCTGATGGCGTCCGTTTTGGGATGGGATGATGAGAAAAAGAAGGAACAAATATTAACTTATTCCGGAGAACTGAAATACTTTATGGCCATGGCCGGAAAAGAGATAAGAGTTTAA
- a CDS encoding HAL/PAL/TAL family ammonia-lyase yields MNRISLAHIEQHAIEKKEFILADDALDKVSRSFNFLTDFSKDKIIYGINTGFGPMAQYRIETDKLNSLQYNLIRSHSSGIGRPLNEIYARSVMLARLNSFLQANSGISTGVIKQIVLFLNHGIVPEIFEHGSVGASGDLVQLSHLGLNLIGEGHVYYKGIRRVTSEVFAELGLQPLRMELRDGLGLINGTSCMTGIAAINIIYAQRLVEWGIAASSMLNEVVEAFDDSFSKELNSVKHHAGQQYVAQQMREFVQGSGMIRNREELFKDDTALQRTEFERKIQEYYSIRCVPQIIGPIVDTINYAQDVIVNELNSTNDNPIVNPEENNVFHGGNFHGDYISLEMDKVKIVLTKLSMLMERQLNFLMNSKLNNKFPPFLNAGTWGLNFGFQGVQFTATSTTAENQSLSGSVYVHSIPNNNDNQDIVSMGTNSAVMAKQVLENAYQVMSIHIMAICQAIDLLDSEEKERLSDQAKSVYTQIRKKASFVKDDVPQSESIAAVYEYIKETSFKL; encoded by the coding sequence ATGAATCGTATTTCCCTCGCTCACATTGAGCAGCATGCCATTGAAAAGAAGGAATTTATTTTAGCGGACGATGCGCTTGACAAGGTTTCCCGGTCTTTTAACTTTTTGACTGATTTCTCAAAAGATAAGATTATTTATGGTATCAACACTGGTTTTGGCCCCATGGCTCAATACCGGATCGAAACAGATAAACTCAATAGTCTTCAATATAATCTGATCAGAAGCCATTCCAGCGGAATCGGCAGACCGCTCAACGAGATATACGCAAGAAGCGTTATGTTGGCGCGTCTTAATTCTTTTTTGCAAGCTAATTCTGGGATCAGTACCGGTGTAATCAAACAAATTGTTTTGTTTCTCAATCACGGTATCGTTCCCGAAATATTTGAACATGGCAGTGTAGGGGCAAGCGGTGATCTGGTACAGCTCTCCCATCTGGGTCTTAATCTGATCGGGGAGGGACATGTTTATTACAAAGGTATCCGGCGGGTAACCTCCGAAGTTTTTGCCGAACTGGGCCTACAGCCGCTTCGAATGGAACTGCGCGACGGCCTCGGGCTTATCAATGGTACCTCCTGTATGACCGGCATTGCTGCGATTAACATCATTTACGCCCAACGGCTTGTTGAATGGGGTATTGCGGCTTCATCGATGCTCAATGAGGTGGTGGAGGCTTTTGACGATTCGTTTTCCAAAGAATTGAACTCGGTTAAGCATCATGCGGGACAGCAGTATGTTGCTCAGCAAATGCGTGAATTTGTGCAGGGAAGCGGAATGATCCGTAACAGGGAAGAACTGTTTAAGGATGATACCGCCCTGCAGCGCACCGAATTTGAAAGAAAGATACAGGAATACTATTCCATCCGCTGTGTGCCGCAGATCATTGGTCCCATTGTAGATACCATTAATTATGCACAGGATGTTATTGTAAACGAACTTAATTCGACCAATGACAATCCGATTGTAAATCCTGAGGAAAATAATGTTTTTCACGGAGGTAATTTCCATGGCGACTATATTTCTCTGGAAATGGATAAGGTCAAAATCGTACTCACCAAGTTGTCGATGCTCATGGAACGTCAGCTTAACTTCTTGATGAACAGCAAGCTGAACAATAAGTTTCCGCCTTTCCTGAACGCAGGAACCTGGGGGTTGAATTTCGGGTTTCAGGGGGTACAGTTTACAGCTACTTCCACAACTGCCGAAAATCAGTCACTTTCTGGATCCGTATATGTTCACAGTATTCCGAATAACAATGATAATCAGGATATTGTCAGCATGGGAACCAACAGCGCCGTGATGGCGAAGCAAGTGCTGGAAAACGCATACCAGGTAATGTCCATTCACATTATGGCGATCTGCCAGGCGATTGACCTGCTGGACAGTGAGGAGAAGGAGCGTCTTTCAGACCAGGCGAAGTCGGTTTACACGCAGATCCGCAAAAAGGCCAGCTTCGTGAAAGACGACGTGCCGCAGTCCGAAAGTATTGCTGCCGTTTATGAATATATCAAAGAAACATCATTTAAATTATGA
- a CDS encoding phytoene desaturase family protein, giving the protein MQQVSDKEYDFVIVGSGLGGLACACILASEGKRVIVLEKNHQIGGNLQVYSRDKTIFDTGVHYIGSMDAGENLYQFFKYFGILEDLKLKRLDEDRFDVIRFADGKAYNYGQGYDQFRENLIACFPDEQKAIDTYCAKIKETCSFFPLYNLRTSGMNYQMNEDLLELNAHDYIATLTTNVRLRNVLAGSNLLYAGDKHNTPFYVHALIINSYLTGAYKLVDGGSQLAILLSRRIRSMGGKILKRKKVVSAHYNDEGLVTEVLLEDGDTIRGKEFISNVHPAVTIDIFGEDRFLKVYKNRVKGLENSISTFLVHLTFNEKSFPYLNYNIYQHDIDDVWGGLQYDEREWPETYFICTPAVSKHPEFADSMSIMTYMNTAEIEKWSHSHNTVTQPGERDISYYEFKKEKEEKVLTHLEKVFPDIRSKIKSVHSATPLTFRDYIGNPDGSLYGIKKKSQSPARTQINTKTRIPNLHLTGQNVSLHGILGVTVSAFVTCFSFLDKETLVQKVKNA; this is encoded by the coding sequence ATGCAGCAGGTATCAGACAAGGAATATGATTTTGTCATTGTGGGGAGTGGATTGGGCGGTTTAGCCTGTGCCTGCATACTGGCATCGGAAGGAAAACGGGTGATTGTTCTTGAAAAAAATCATCAGATCGGTGGAAACCTTCAGGTATACAGCAGGGATAAAACCATATTTGATACGGGCGTCCATTATATAGGAAGTATGGATGCCGGAGAAAACCTGTACCAGTTTTTTAAGTACTTTGGTATCCTGGAGGATTTAAAATTGAAACGGCTTGATGAAGATCGTTTTGATGTGATCCGTTTTGCAGATGGGAAAGCATATAACTATGGCCAGGGATACGATCAGTTCAGAGAAAATCTGATCGCCTGTTTTCCCGACGAGCAAAAGGCCATTGATACCTACTGCGCTAAAATAAAGGAAACCTGCAGCTTTTTTCCCTTGTACAACCTCAGGACTTCTGGAATGAATTACCAGATGAATGAGGACCTGCTGGAATTAAATGCACATGATTACATAGCCACCCTGACTACCAATGTGAGGCTTCGAAATGTACTGGCGGGCTCCAATCTGCTTTACGCGGGGGATAAACATAACACCCCTTTTTACGTTCATGCCCTGATCATCAACAGCTACCTTACGGGGGCCTACAAACTGGTGGATGGCGGTTCACAACTGGCTATATTGCTGAGCCGCAGAATCAGGAGCATGGGCGGAAAAATTCTTAAACGAAAAAAGGTAGTATCGGCCCATTACAATGACGAGGGCCTTGTTACCGAAGTGCTTCTCGAAGACGGAGATACCATCAGGGGCAAGGAGTTTATCTCCAATGTCCATCCTGCGGTAACCATCGATATCTTTGGAGAGGACCGCTTTCTTAAAGTTTACAAAAACAGAGTAAAGGGGCTGGAAAATAGCATTTCTACTTTCCTGGTCCACCTTACATTTAATGAAAAGAGCTTTCCCTACCTGAACTACAATATTTATCAGCACGACATTGATGATGTGTGGGGAGGCCTGCAATATGATGAAAGGGAATGGCCCGAAACCTATTTTATCTGTACTCCGGCGGTATCCAAGCATCCGGAATTTGCGGATTCCATGTCCATTATGACTTACATGAATACCGCAGAAATAGAGAAATGGAGCCATTCGCACAACACGGTGACCCAACCGGGTGAAAGAGATATCTCCTATTACGAATTCAAGAAGGAAAAAGAAGAAAAAGTACTGACCCACCTGGAAAAGGTTTTCCCGGATATCAGGTCCAAAATAAAATCCGTGCATAGTGCCACTCCCCTCACTTTCCGGGATTACATCGGAAATCCTGATGGTTCGTTGTACGGCATCAAAAAAAAATCACAATCACCGGCACGCACCCAAATTAACACGAAAACCAGAATCCCTAATCTACATCTCACGGGACAGAACGTCTCTCTGCATGGCATATTGGGCGTCACTGTAAGTGCTTTTGTTACGTGCTTTTCATTTCTAGACAAAGAGACACTGGTTCAGAAAGTAAAAAACGCTTAG
- a CDS encoding NAD(P)/FAD-dependent oxidoreductase, translating into MQNVDVVVIGAGPAGTVAASYLKKQGYEVTILEKEKFPRFQIGESLLPCCMEHLEESGLLEAVKEKNFQKKTGAAFMRGEKRCEFFFSEQFTQGWTWTWQVKRSEFDMTLAQETARKGVDVHFECEVLSVECSADMQTIEYKDAEGAIHTIRSKFIIDSSGYGRVLPRLFDLSKPSSFTPRGAIFAHLEDINRTEKASQNIFVHSFDNNKSWIWAIPFSDGSTSVGIVGDKEKIIELAENDSQGYKDFIRTFEDLKGRFTDSALKFEPRHILGYSIGVKKMWGEGFVMSGNSTEFLDPIFSSGVTFATASGLLSAKMTHRHLQGENVDWKKDYEDVIQKGIDVFRSYVAGWYSGDFQTIVFAREIDSTFKNQICSVLAGYVWDQANPFVKKHDTILPTLAKVIKMKEKEVQQ; encoded by the coding sequence ATGCAAAATGTTGACGTAGTGGTCATTGGAGCAGGCCCGGCAGGCACAGTTGCCGCTTCCTATTTAAAAAAACAAGGTTATGAAGTAACGATCCTTGAAAAAGAAAAATTTCCGCGTTTCCAGATAGGCGAAAGTCTGTTGCCCTGCTGCATGGAACATCTGGAGGAATCCGGATTACTGGAGGCAGTGAAAGAAAAAAACTTTCAGAAAAAAACGGGCGCAGCCTTCATGAGAGGAGAAAAAAGATGTGAATTCTTTTTCTCCGAACAGTTTACACAGGGATGGACCTGGACCTGGCAGGTCAAAAGAAGTGAATTCGATATGACGCTCGCCCAGGAAACCGCCCGAAAAGGCGTGGACGTTCATTTTGAATGTGAAGTACTGAGTGTGGAATGCTCTGCTGACATGCAGACCATTGAGTATAAAGATGCAGAAGGCGCCATACACACGATCCGATCAAAATTCATTATTGACTCAAGCGGCTATGGCCGTGTGTTACCCAGGCTATTCGATCTGAGCAAACCCTCTTCCTTTACCCCCAGGGGTGCTATTTTCGCTCATCTTGAAGACATTAACCGTACCGAAAAAGCCAGCCAGAATATTTTTGTCCATTCTTTCGACAATAATAAATCCTGGATATGGGCGATCCCTTTTTCCGATGGTTCGACGTCCGTAGGTATCGTGGGAGACAAGGAGAAGATTATTGAACTGGCTGAAAATGACAGCCAGGGTTACAAGGATTTCATCCGTACGTTTGAAGACCTGAAAGGGCGTTTTACCGATTCCGCCCTTAAATTTGAACCACGCCACATTCTGGGTTATTCCATTGGTGTAAAAAAAATGTGGGGCGAAGGTTTCGTGATGTCCGGTAACAGTACCGAATTTCTTGACCCTATCTTTTCATCCGGAGTAACATTTGCAACAGCATCGGGATTATTATCGGCCAAAATGACACATCGCCACCTGCAGGGGGAAAATGTTGACTGGAAGAAGGATTACGAGGATGTCATACAAAAAGGCATCGACGTTTTCCGTAGTTATGTTGCCGGATGGTACAGCGGTGATTTCCAGACCATTGTATTTGCCAGGGAAATTGATAGCACTTTCAAAAATCAGATCTGCTCCGTATTGGCCGGCTATGTATGGGACCAGGCAAATCCATTCGTAAAAAAACACGACACCATCCTGCCCACGCTTGCAAAGGTGATCAAAATGAAGGAAAAAGAAGTGCAGCAATGA
- a CDS encoding beta-ketoacyl synthase chain length factor, with translation MIYITDLACISPQPTFDHTFFEGEVHIYKGARYLAVEPGYTDIIPAGLLRRMGKAVRMGVGAGLSLLRHHPDIEGIILGTGNGGLEDCLKFLNQIVDYAEGTLTPTNFVQSTPNAVAGNLALMGKLTGYNATHVHKGLAFENALLDAMMLLEERKLHALLVGSVEEISDYNHNIDFLNGNFKEGDFTSETLLKTNTPGTVNGEGAAWFVVSDRKDQALAEIADITHTGNLAAEDLDNWVLHFLKRNQLEASEVEMLMTGMNGDVRNDYFYTNLQAGLLKDRPVVTFKNVAGEHPTASAFATWLAVHILSGSGVPASVVYSGSPAGIPRNILLYNHHLGEQHALILMRSVNR, from the coding sequence ATGATATATATTACCGATCTGGCATGTATTTCTCCGCAGCCGACATTCGACCATACTTTTTTTGAAGGGGAGGTACATATTTATAAAGGTGCACGTTACCTGGCAGTTGAGCCAGGGTATACGGACATCATTCCGGCGGGACTCTTGCGGCGGATGGGGAAGGCTGTCAGAATGGGTGTGGGTGCAGGCTTATCTTTGCTGAGGCATCATCCCGACATCGAAGGCATCATCCTGGGTACTGGTAACGGGGGGCTGGAAGATTGCCTCAAGTTCCTCAATCAGATCGTAGATTATGCGGAAGGTACGCTCACGCCCACGAATTTTGTTCAGAGTACGCCCAATGCCGTGGCAGGAAATCTGGCGCTGATGGGCAAACTGACAGGCTACAATGCCACACACGTACACAAGGGGCTGGCATTTGAAAACGCACTGTTGGACGCCATGATGCTTCTGGAAGAGCGTAAACTGCATGCTTTGCTCGTAGGGAGTGTGGAGGAAATATCAGATTACAACCATAACATCGATTTCCTGAACGGAAATTTTAAAGAAGGGGATTTTACTTCAGAAACGCTATTGAAAACCAACACTCCCGGTACTGTCAATGGGGAGGGCGCAGCTTGGTTTGTGGTTTCGGACCGGAAGGACCAGGCTTTGGCTGAAATTGCCGATATCACTCACACCGGAAATCTCGCGGCAGAAGACCTCGATAACTGGGTTCTGCATTTTTTAAAGCGGAATCAGCTGGAAGCGTCAGAAGTGGAAATGCTGATGACCGGTATGAATGGAGATGTCAGAAATGATTATTTTTATACCAATCTGCAGGCAGGTTTATTGAAAGACCGGCCTGTGGTAACTTTTAAAAATGTAGCCGGTGAACACCCTACTGCGTCCGCCTTTGCAACCTGGCTTGCCGTGCATATTCTCAGTGGGAGCGGTGTTCCTGCATCTGTAGTATATTCCGGAAGCCCGGCAGGTATACCCCGAAACATACTCCTTTATAATCACCACCTGGGCGAGCAGCACGCGCTGATTTTGATGAGGTCAGTCAACAGGTAA
- a CDS encoding 1-acyl-sn-glycerol-3-phosphate acyltransferase, giving the protein MIGELLLRLNSLLSRHKLSFFIGLLLITGMLGWGISRLRITESIFATLPKGKTFEEFNRLVENKNFINQIVFSLEYTDNTGTYDAAELAQNFADSLNKACKGLIINIQAIRPDVQQDVYNYTYDHFPQLIDSSYYAVLSPRLSADSINRSVSAVKKQLIAPGGTFFKQFILNDPLGVTGPYFRRLNAVSNAGGISVADGVMFSGDNKKILVTAITAYNSGNSEKDVALFNRVEAFKTKWDRQFPVHKLSYFGTFEISARNAIQVKQDSLKTMLIAITAILLLLISYYRKVLTPLFLILPGLFGGLFALGITGFFRPGVSGISLATGAVVFGILLDYSFHFFTHLRHTGSIQSAIKEVSSPLLTGSFTTVMAFTALHFTNSTVLQDFGFFASLSLLGAAVFTLTGLPVILESVGIDFTQSLKEPVFFRLPRWSGRLRTPVVAIIILLTGIFLYYAQFTTFDSSFENLSIQNDDLKKRENELTGLNPSKEKRIYVFATSTTNDRAQASNYQVFQKLSKLKEQEKITSFISSGTFLVPSDIREERSRRWKEYWTPEKKSQVFSDLNKASAQNGFSIHSFDSFKRLVAFPANHTDKNELLIDLGFDNLVDIKAGKVTYITPVIVPLPQLENVKADLRAVPGTEIFDRGELAASLLTMVKDDFNYILLISASVVFLTLLIVYGRLELALLTFLPMVMSWIWILGIAALVGIKFNFVNVVVTTFIFGLGDDFSIFVTDGLLSKYKDGKDNLKSYRSAIILSGLTTIIGTGALIFAKHPAIHSIALISVLGIVCILLISFVFQPLIFNLFVQNRIARKKAPVTLLPFLISISSFTYFLSGCLFLHSKLVTILLLPVSRKRKREMINRSLSFYAKTVIYSGPHVRKNFSGLENLPTDKPVIFIANHSSFLDILLAIMMSPKIVLMVKGWVYNSPFFGPIIRFAGYIYTEDGPEENLRKVKQLVADGYSLLIFPEGTRSYDGEIGRFHKGAFHLAQELGLDIQPILIHGASEVLPKNDFLISSGGLNVRVLPRISITDGSWGIQLRDITKNISAHFKAEYARYRDEMETTTYLQHRIFTNYVFKGPVLEWYFKIKWKLEAKNYTFYNEQIAGRKHILDVGCGYGYLSFFLHYKNPDRVIQGVDYDEEKILTARNSYHKTENLLFFYQDIMTYEMSHQDVIFLNDILHYLSEEKQFTLLNRCVEALGNGGILFIRDGITDFSEQHENTKLTEKLSTGLFSFNKKQDEFHFFHSDTIRHFAAKHGLDYEMRRHSANTSNVLFILKKNGPAILSSIG; this is encoded by the coding sequence ATGATCGGAGAACTATTACTAAGGCTAAATTCACTCCTTTCCAGACATAAACTCAGTTTTTTTATTGGCCTGCTCCTGATTACCGGAATGCTGGGCTGGGGAATTTCCAGGCTGAGGATCACGGAAAGTATCTTTGCAACCTTACCGAAGGGCAAAACTTTTGAAGAATTTAACCGGCTGGTAGAGAATAAAAATTTCATCAATCAAATTGTATTTTCACTGGAGTACACCGACAATACCGGTACTTACGACGCAGCGGAGCTGGCTCAGAACTTTGCCGACTCCCTGAACAAGGCCTGCAAGGGACTGATTATCAACATCCAGGCAATCCGTCCAGACGTCCAGCAGGATGTTTACAATTATACCTACGATCATTTTCCGCAACTGATTGACTCTTCTTATTATGCGGTACTCTCCCCAAGACTCTCGGCAGATTCCATAAACCGGTCGGTCTCGGCTGTCAAAAAACAACTGATCGCACCAGGGGGTACTTTTTTTAAACAATTCATTTTAAACGACCCGCTCGGTGTCACCGGCCCCTATTTCAGACGACTTAACGCAGTAAGTAATGCAGGTGGAATTTCGGTTGCGGACGGCGTAATGTTTTCGGGTGACAATAAAAAGATACTTGTAACGGCCATTACGGCCTATAATTCGGGGAATTCAGAAAAAGACGTAGCGTTGTTCAACCGGGTGGAGGCTTTCAAAACCAAATGGGACAGGCAATTCCCCGTCCACAAGCTTTCCTACTTCGGTACATTCGAAATTTCTGCCCGAAATGCTATCCAGGTCAAGCAGGATTCTCTGAAAACGATGCTTATTGCCATCACCGCTATTCTCCTGTTACTAATCAGTTATTACCGAAAGGTACTGACGCCCCTGTTTTTAATACTTCCCGGCCTCTTCGGAGGATTGTTCGCACTGGGTATCACGGGGTTTTTCCGCCCCGGGGTATCAGGCATATCACTGGCTACCGGAGCGGTGGTTTTCGGTATCCTGCTGGATTATTCATTTCATTTTTTCACACACCTCCGGCACACCGGCTCCATCCAAAGTGCGATAAAAGAGGTAAGTTCCCCTTTGCTTACAGGCAGTTTTACCACTGTTATGGCGTTTACAGCACTTCATTTCACAAATTCGACCGTCCTACAGGATTTTGGTTTTTTTGCGTCACTCAGTTTGCTGGGCGCTGCTGTTTTTACCTTAACCGGCCTGCCGGTCATCCTGGAAAGCGTCGGGATTGACTTCACCCAGTCATTAAAAGAACCCGTATTTTTCAGGCTGCCACGCTGGTCGGGGAGGTTGCGCACACCAGTGGTGGCGATCATTATCCTGCTCACAGGTATATTCCTCTACTATGCGCAGTTTACTACTTTTGACAGTAGTTTTGAAAACCTGAGCATCCAGAATGACGATTTAAAAAAACGGGAAAATGAACTCACGGGCCTGAACCCCTCAAAGGAAAAAAGAATATATGTATTTGCTACCAGTACGACCAACGACCGGGCTCAGGCTTCCAATTACCAGGTTTTTCAAAAACTATCGAAACTAAAGGAACAGGAAAAAATCACCAGCTTTATATCCTCGGGGACTTTCCTGGTACCGTCAGATATTCGGGAAGAGCGAAGCAGGCGCTGGAAAGAGTATTGGACACCAGAGAAAAAAAGCCAGGTATTTTCCGATCTGAATAAAGCGTCGGCTCAGAACGGATTTAGTATCCATTCCTTTGACTCCTTTAAAAGACTGGTTGCCTTTCCTGCAAACCATACAGATAAAAATGAGCTGTTAATAGATCTTGGGTTTGACAACCTGGTGGATATCAAAGCCGGAAAAGTAACCTACATCACACCTGTTATTGTTCCGTTGCCACAGCTGGAAAATGTCAAAGCCGATTTAAGGGCGGTACCTGGCACCGAAATCTTCGACCGGGGTGAGCTCGCCGCGAGCCTGCTTACCATGGTAAAAGACGACTTTAATTATATACTCCTGATATCTGCCTCCGTTGTATTCCTTACGTTACTGATCGTTTATGGCAGGCTGGAACTGGCCCTGCTGACATTTTTGCCCATGGTAATGAGCTGGATCTGGATTCTGGGTATTGCGGCACTGGTTGGTATAAAGTTCAATTTTGTGAATGTGGTCGTTACTACTTTCATCTTCGGGCTGGGTGACGACTTCAGTATTTTTGTGACAGACGGTCTGCTGAGTAAATACAAAGACGGGAAGGATAATCTGAAATCTTACCGGAGCGCCATCATATTGTCGGGCCTTACCACCATCATCGGAACGGGGGCGCTTATCTTTGCCAAACACCCCGCCATCCACTCCATTGCGCTCATTAGCGTGCTGGGTATTGTCTGTATTCTTCTGATCTCCTTCGTTTTCCAACCCCTGATTTTCAATCTCTTCGTGCAGAACCGGATCGCCAGAAAGAAAGCTCCGGTGACTCTGCTACCATTTCTGATCAGCATCAGTAGTTTCACCTATTTCCTGTCGGGCTGTCTGTTTTTACATTCCAAGCTGGTAACCATTTTACTGCTCCCGGTTTCCAGAAAGAGAAAAAGGGAGATGATCAATCGTTCCTTGTCGTTTTATGCCAAAACGGTGATATACTCCGGCCCGCACGTCCGGAAAAATTTCTCAGGCCTCGAAAACCTGCCAACCGACAAGCCCGTCATATTCATTGCCAACCACAGCTCTTTTCTGGATATCCTGCTGGCCATTATGATGAGCCCTAAAATTGTACTCATGGTCAAAGGCTGGGTTTATAATTCGCCGTTTTTTGGACCGATCATCCGGTTTGCGGGGTACATCTATACAGAGGATGGCCCCGAGGAAAACCTCCGAAAGGTGAAACAATTGGTTGCAGACGGTTATTCGCTCCTGATTTTCCCGGAGGGAACCCGTTCTTATGATGGAGAGATCGGGCGTTTTCATAAGGGGGCCTTCCACCTGGCTCAGGAACTCGGGCTGGATATTCAGCCTATACTCATTCATGGCGCCTCAGAGGTTTTACCCAAAAATGATTTCCTGATAAGTTCCGGTGGCCTGAACGTACGGGTACTGCCCAGGATCAGCATTACCGACGGATCGTGGGGTATCCAGCTGAGGGATATCACAAAAAATATTTCGGCACACTTCAAAGCAGAGTATGCCAGGTACCGTGACGAGATGGAAACCACAACCTACCTTCAACACCGGATATTCACAAACTATGTTTTCAAGGGCCCGGTCCTGGAGTGGTATTTCAAAATAAAATGGAAACTTGAAGCGAAAAATTATACCTTTTACAATGAACAGATAGCAGGCCGGAAGCACATTCTGGATGTTGGCTGCGGATATGGCTACCTCTCATTTTTCCTCCATTATAAAAATCCGGATAGGGTTATTCAGGGTGTGGACTACGATGAAGAGAAAATCCTGACGGCCCGGAACAGCTATCATAAAACCGAAAACCTGCTCTTTTTTTATCAGGATATTATGACTTATGAAATGAGCCACCAGGATGTAATTTTTTTAAATGATATACTTCATTATTTATCAGAGGAAAAACAGTTTACTTTGCTGAACCGCTGTGTAGAAGCGCTCGGGAACGGGGGAATTCTTTTCATACGGGATGGTATAACGGATTTTTCAGAGCAGCACGAAAACACAAAACTTACCGAAAAATTATCAACCGGTTTGTTTTCTTTTAATAAAAAACAGGATGAGTTCCATTTCTTTCATTCCGATACGATCCGGCATTTTGCAGCAAAACATGGACTGGACTATGAAATGCGGCGACACTCCGCCAATACCTCCAATGTTCTGTTTATTTTGAAAAAAAACGGCCCGGCGATCCTGTCCTCCATCGGATAA